CCCTCGTTGCCCAGGTGGTGGTGACAGACACCCAGATCATAATACAGATCGGCGTTTCGGATGCCTTTTTCCACGAGTGGGGCCAGCCTGTCAAGAGTGGCCTTGTAATCATTGTGGGAAACCCGGAGGGAATCGCCCGGAAGCATAAACTGCTGTTCCGGTTGGCCTTGCGCTGCCAGAAACACGCAGACGGACAGCATCAGCAGGGTAAGGATTTTCTTCATTGCTTCTCCTCCGGCAAGCTGTTACCCATATTTGCCGAGAATCCGTTTCGGGGTTTTCCGTTGCCAGAGCGCAGGCGGCTGAGGGCCTGAACCAACAGGCGAAGCTTCAGCAAAGCTCCGTGCAGGTCGGTCGCTTCGGTTCCACCGGGCATGTAGCGCGCTTCCTGGCACAGCAGCAGAAATTCCTCCATCTGCTCAATCAATCGTGGAGGAAGGTCCTTTTGCCGCAACTTGTTAAGGAGTTCGCCGGTGCCCAGGCTGCGGGAAATGCCGAATTTCTTGGCCAGATACTGTGAAAGTCCGCTTTCGGCCAGTGGATAAAACTCTGGCGAAAGCCTGGAGGCGGCTTCCGTGGCCTGGCGCAAATACTTGTTCAATACCCGGTTGGCGGTTTTTATAGCATAAGCCGCAGGGTCTTCCCTGCTCAGACGATTGTTGTGGGATATGATGCCGGACGCGATCAGTGAAAGTAGCAGAACCGCCAAAACCAGCCAGAACCAGGGTCGGTAAACGTAGGGCCGAAAATCGGAATGGATGGCTCGGTTCAGCAGTGGGTTCATGGCTTTCGGGGCATCCGCTTCGAGCAATCCGGAGAAATATGACAGCACGTTGCCCTGCTTCACTTTCACCGTTTGAGGTTGGCCCCGGAAGGTCTTGTAGGTGCCGCTGGAAGTGTCAAACCAGCTAAAGGTTACGCTGGGCAGGGTGAATTCCCCGGTCTCGCGGGGCAGTAGGGTGTAGTTGATATGGCGTGTGCCTTCCAGCGGATTGCGCAGTTTGTCATCCACGCTTGGTTCCGAGACCTGGAATTTATCCACAGAGGGAAAAAGCGGCGAGGTGAACTGGCTGAAATTGCCTTTGCCGGATACTTGGACGGTGCAGGTGATCGCCTCACCCAAAGTGACTTTTGAGGCTGAATAGACCTGGTTTACGCTGAATTTTCCCACTGCCCCGGTAAATCCGGCCGGTTTGCCGGCTGGCAAGGGTTTCACGTTAATATATGCCGGCGAGGAATCCACCTTGCGGTTCATATAGCTGTAAAATCCCGAAAACTGGATCTTGCCAGTGAGAGTGGGCATTTGCAGGCGTCCCGTGGTTTGGGGGAAAATGGCCGAACGCTTGATCAGAGCCCGCTGAAAGCGGCGGCCTTTGTATTGCACATCCTCATAATTGAGATTCTGAGGCTGCTCGTAAACCGATTTGCCATAGCCGGGATAATCATTCTCGTTTTCCGAATAGAAGGAATCCATCCGCTGATCGGTGTAGATGTAATAGGAAATGATGGCCGGCTCGCCCTGCCAGACGCTCTGGCTTTCCGGCAAACAGAGAAGCACCGTCTCACCCTGGCTGCGGCTGCGGTCTGGATAAATGCCGCCGAAAGGATCGTAATAGGGGTCAAAACTATACTGCTGAGGCGGTTTAGTGGTGGTGGCGGAGTCTTCCACGGTAATGGAAAGGTCGGGCGTGGCGTAATCCTTTCCCCCGATTCGGAGCCTGAAGCCTGGGACCTTGAATATGCCTTTTTTTTGAGGCAGATAGATGTAGGTGAAGGTTTTGGTGTGCGAGCTGGAATACTTCCCATTGATGAAAGAACTCTGAACTCCCGTGCTGCTCAGCACATTGCGGTAACTGAGGCCGGGAACCTGTGGAGCGGCAGGGGCAGCCATATCCAGCTTTTTATCGCTGCTGATCTTCAGTTCGAGCTGCATCTGGTCTGAAAGCCCGATGGTGCCGTCGCGCAGAGTGGCTGAGACTTTCACATTCTGGGCTGTCAAAGCCGCGCAGCAGACGAGCACGAATATTACCGTTAGATACTTATTCACCACCATTTATCAGATCCTTTGGGACTCGG
This genomic stretch from Candidatus Cloacimonadota bacterium harbors:
- a CDS encoding protein BatD; protein product: MNKYLTVIFVLVCCAALTAQNVKVSATLRDGTIGLSDQMQLELKISSDKKLDMAAPAAPQVPGLSYRNVLSSTGVQSSFINGKYSSSHTKTFTYIYLPQKKGIFKVPGFRLRIGGKDYATPDLSITVEDSATTTKPPQQYSFDPYYDPFGGIYPDRSRSQGETVLLCLPESQSVWQGEPAIISYYIYTDQRMDSFYSENENDYPGYGKSVYEQPQNLNYEDVQYKGRRFQRALIKRSAIFPQTTGRLQMPTLTGKIQFSGFYSYMNRKVDSSPAYINVKPLPAGKPAGFTGAVGKFSVNQVYSASKVTLGEAITCTVQVSGKGNFSQFTSPLFPSVDKFQVSEPSVDDKLRNPLEGTRHINYTLLPRETGEFTLPSVTFSWFDTSSGTYKTFRGQPQTVKVKQGNVLSYFSGLLEADAPKAMNPLLNRAIHSDFRPYVYRPWFWLVLAVLLLSLIASGIISHNNRLSREDPAAYAIKTANRVLNKYLRQATEAASRLSPEFYPLAESGLSQYLAKKFGISRSLGTGELLNKLRQKDLPPRLIEQMEEFLLLCQEARYMPGGTEATDLHGALLKLRLLVQALSRLRSGNGKPRNGFSANMGNSLPEEKQ